One window of the Dendropsophus ebraccatus isolate aDenEbr1 chromosome 12, aDenEbr1.pat, whole genome shotgun sequence genome contains the following:
- the ANKRD65 gene encoding ankyrin repeat domain-containing protein 65: MQQKVGRLTPEAELARRCLQLSEERGQPERLDHSTHEWKALHLASWNGNTRFVKQLLQQGEKIEDRDDLGWTPLHCAASNGHLATAKLLIQRGASVNAEDASGCTPLHHAAWSGHTHLTDMLLNRSSSPTAPTIGGLTGLHLAAANGHTLIVQLLLKKNIDPCIGDNNKWSPLHWATVSNQVHIMDLLCEHNVSLDLEALGNLTPLHVAAETGKLEALNYLLEKGVDVNVQDLLGRTALAISASNGNLEIVQSLLDNKAQLNIADNHGRTALHKAAAAGHLDVVRTLVQNGASLNIKDSLGLTPMQRAAMMGHSQVSTYLQGALPTVQNIL; this comes from the exons ATGCAGCAGAAAGTGGGCAGACTGACACCCGAGGCTGAGCTGGCGAGACGATGCCTACAACTGAGCGAGGAACGTGGTCAGCCAGAGAGGTTGGACCATTCCACCCATGAGTGGAAAGCCCTCCATCTGGCTTCCTGGAATGGGAACACTCGTTTTGTTAAACAACTCCTACAACAAGGAGAAAAGATTGAGGACAG GGATGATCTTGGCTGGACCCCTCTTCACTGTGCAGCATCCAATGGTCACTTAGCTACAGCAAAGCTCTTGATCCAGAGAGGAGCTTCAGTGAATGCAGAGGACGCTTCGGGCTGCACTCCTCTCCACCATGCTGCATGGAGCGGCCATACACACTTAACCGATATGCTGTTAAACCGTAGCTCCAGCCCTACAGCCCCTACAATAGGAGGTCTAACAGGTTTACACCTAGCTGCAGCCAATGGCCATACACTCATTGTACAGTTATTGCTGAAGAAAAATATAGACCCGTGTATTGGGGACAACAACAAGTGGAGTCCATTGCACTGGGCAACCGTGAGCAATCAAGTCCATATCATGGATCTGTTATGTGAACACAATGTCTCCCTCGATCTGGAGGCTTTGGGGAATTTGACCCCTTTGCATGTTGCAGCTGAGACTGGAAAATTGGAGGCTCTGAACTACCTCCTGGAAAAAGGAGTCGATGTGAACGTTCAAGACCTGCTGGGCAGGACAGCATTGGCAATTTCAGCTAGTAATGGAAATTTAGAG ATTGTTCAGTCACTTTTGGATAATAAAGCTCAGCTGAACATTGCAGATAATCATGGACGCACGGCCCTACACAAAGCTGCGGCAGCGGGACATCTAGATGTAGTACGGACGCTCGTCCAGAACGGGGCCTCACTGAATATTAAGGACAGCCTGGGCCTCACACCAATGCAGAGAGCAGCCATGATGGGACACAGTCAAGTATCTACATATCTGCAGGGGGCACTACCCACAGTTCAGAATATACTTTAA